A part of Bacillus solimangrovi genomic DNA contains:
- a CDS encoding DUF2521 family protein — translation MIMEPITSLDSHRKKRSINFERKLLRELSLKELCEQTKHYFAPFFLSKHVYQTAIEDTTVEFAIEAYLLGAEMSRFGYYGESIEKVRKRSNATERELTSNLYDYVSYWYLATTGNELAQESLYIACENFMYSWWEEGFSQGVRKYRLRLHH, via the coding sequence ATGATTATGGAACCTATCACATCATTGGACAGTCATCGAAAAAAGCGCTCAATTAATTTTGAACGAAAATTGCTTAGAGAATTATCCTTAAAAGAGTTATGTGAGCAAACTAAGCACTATTTCGCTCCATTTTTTCTTTCTAAACATGTTTACCAAACGGCTATCGAAGATACCACTGTTGAATTTGCGATAGAAGCTTATTTATTAGGAGCTGAAATGAGTCGGTTTGGTTATTATGGTGAATCAATTGAGAAAGTACGTAAACGTTCAAATGCTACTGAAAGAGAGCTGACGAGCAATTTATATGACTATGTTAGCTATTGGTACTTGGCGACTACTGGAAATGAATTAGCGCAAGAATCACTCTATATTGCATGTGAGAACTTTATGTATTCATGGTGGGAGGAAGGTTTTTCACAAGGTGTGAGGAAATATCGCCTTCGCCTTCATCATTAG
- the cwlD gene encoding N-acetylmuramoyl-L-alanine amidase CwlD: MKRKWIITFTGIGLCGLIVLVLSLWSTENVWNTWNLPLSGKVIVLDAGHGGADSGAIGDEDLLEKDIALNVTLYLRDYLQEAGALVYLTREKDIDLAQKGTKGYSNRKREDLKKRVEIVNDKGNDLFLSIHLNAIPSPQWHGAQTFYYPHLEESERLSKFIQYEIRRNLENTNRYAKAIQHVYLMKHAKIPGALVEIGFLSNPHERELLRQDAYQEKMAAAIYQGVLRYYTGEKEPEQPPID, translated from the coding sequence ATGAAAAGGAAATGGATCATAACATTCACTGGTATTGGTCTATGTGGACTAATAGTTCTCGTATTAAGTTTGTGGTCTACAGAGAATGTTTGGAATACATGGAACTTACCCTTATCTGGAAAAGTGATCGTATTAGATGCTGGTCATGGCGGAGCTGATAGTGGGGCAATTGGTGATGAGGATTTATTAGAAAAGGACATTGCATTAAATGTAACACTTTATTTGCGAGATTATTTGCAGGAAGCGGGGGCCCTTGTCTATCTTACTCGTGAGAAGGATATAGACTTAGCACAAAAAGGAACAAAGGGTTATAGTAATCGGAAGCGGGAAGACTTGAAAAAACGTGTTGAAATCGTAAACGATAAAGGAAACGACTTGTTTCTATCGATTCATTTGAACGCCATACCATCACCACAATGGCATGGTGCACAAACGTTTTATTATCCTCATTTAGAAGAAAGTGAAAGACTATCGAAATTTATTCAATATGAAATACGTCGTAATTTAGAAAATACGAATCGCTATGCAAAAGCTATTCAGCATGTGTATTTAATGAAACATGCAAAAATACCTGGTGCTCTAGTGGAGATAGGTTTCTTGTCAAACCCACATGAGCGTGAATTATTGAGGCAAGATGCATATCAGGAGAAGATGGCAGCAGCAATTTATCAAGGGGTTCTACGTTACTACACAGGGGAGAAAGAGCCAGAACAACCGCCGATTGATTAG